The Papaver somniferum cultivar HN1 chromosome 6, ASM357369v1, whole genome shotgun sequence genome segment TCATTCGCATTTGCAGTGAAGACAGATAGATCTTCCAAAGCATTCTTATTGGGGTCTGATCTTATTGGAGATTACAAAACCAAATTCCAATCCTCCCTTGTCACATCTCTGCAGTAAAAAACTTGTCTAGCTTGAGAAGCATGGATGAATGGCTCTTCGACTTCTTTTGAGCTTCTCATAAAccttttgaagttgacaaacctcAACTTTGTATCTGCATCCACATAGGATCCATGTACTCCTACAACTCCAGGTCCAGCACCAGTTGTACGAGGGGCACATGCAGGGGGCTTTTGGGTATCATCATGCGGAAAAAAAAATAGCTTAGCATCCAATAACTATAAAAATAACATTATTTCACATCAAAGCATGCCATTATTGTAAAAAATAGTATCAAATCAACTATTAGCTGGAAAATACTTCGAAAGAACATACATTCTGCCATGGACCTAGCATCAAACTACGCCCATGGTCATTTTTATTTCAGTCAGTTATCTATTCCATACAATTTCGTGAAAATCaacaattgtttaaattgcaagTCATTCAAAATAACAGGGCTAAGTGAAACTAAACAACCAGCATGGATGATCTCAACTATAGAGTACTGAGATGGAACAAAATTACACCATGAAAGACAAGTAATTTCTAACTAGTACCCAACATTCCTTATTTTCATAGGTTGTGTCTATTTCAAACACTTATGTATGATAAACAGAAGCATTGTAGGTTAAATGTCACCAAAAGAACACTATAGACGAATGGCTACAAGGTGGCCTGAAATGTATCTCATTGGCAGTTAATACTCATAGAACCTTGACTATGTTGAAGATCAAGGAAACATTCGACTCAACGCAAATCAATCAAGAAGGTATCGTCATACTTACAGCTTCCTTTGTTCATGTCTTTCATATATTGCCGACGAACAATTTGTCACTGTCCTAACTTGGGGCAACACCGAATTCCTTCCCATTAATCTGAAAGAAAATTCCCTAGTCAGAGTTAGATGAATCTAAAAGAAACTCTCAATTAAGAAAACCCTAGACTGCAAATTCTTAGGATATTGATTACAGGACAGTTGAATAAACTAACAAATTCACGTAGCAACTTATAAATGTAGGATTCAGCATACATAAATAAATATTCCAGCAAATGTGCATACTAGATAAATCATTATACCTCAAGTTTTATTCAGAATAGAAAACATCATTACAAGATGATCTACAGGACAAGTTATGTCCAAAATGAGCTACATGACAAATTAGTTTTAAGAGGAATAAATAGATTATCAAATGCTTGTTAATTTAGCAAAGATTAGCAAGGAAGTGTGACCTggaaacaaaagaagtaaaccaCTTATAAAGCTAACCAACAAACAAACAATATAACAGAATGGTTCAAAAAATGGCATTTTTTATGTTTACCTTAAATGATACTCCACGAACTTAAAGTACCAACCTCCAAGAGACTGCGGGTGTACTGATTTTGAAGGTGAGACCATGGTTTAATTAACAACAAAAATTGAAGCTCCCCAACTCAGAAGTCAGAACTTTCACATGCCTGTAGGAAAAATCAGTATTGGCATTAGAAGTTTAACTACAAAGATCTTGGTTTTGAAGAAGAGACCATGGTTAAACAAAAAAATTAGCAACTTAACAAATGAAGAAAGCATTGCAGAGAACCATGAAGATCACCTCGACGATAGTTTCTGATCACATATGCGCAATCCCCAGATTCAGCTTGTTTCCTGATGCCCGCGCCACCTTTCTTTCCATCATCACCTCCGAACAAGCCAACagtttcaaaagatattcaaCAACGTGACAATCTAATTAAGATAATTACATAGTTATCGAGTAACACTATAAACTAAATAATAACTTATGCTCATCTAACGATTCTGAATTCTGCACAACAAGATAAAGGTAAACATGGTTTAACAACATATTTCAGTCCAAAATACTTCTGAAAAGTTGGACCACTTTTGATCATGGAACAAAATCGATGGTGCTAAGATGAAAATGCATGTACAAGCTAAAGGTAAATCCTTGTAGGCCAAAGTAATAATTCAAATTTGCAAACTGGGGAAACTTTTTCTCCGTTGCTTAACCAACCTTCATCTAGATTCTTGTAAGCTTCTTTGATCTTACCTTGCTTCTCGCATAAgatcttccttccttcaaaatgtAAACCCAACATGTATCAAAGAAAAAACGTGACCCAACATCAGATCAAACCAAATTACCCTATCATGCTTATAATCCCCTCATCAGCATACCAATCATCTAACTACAAACCTAGAATAAAAAAGTTACTCTATCAGCACACCGATGTGTCAATAATTCCGTAACGAAACACCAAATTGCTTCTAAAAAATGCCGATAGATGTTATACCTGAAGAAGCTCTTCAAGAAGTGCAGATGTACCTAATGAAATTtatgaaaaatcaaataaaaacaaataataattaaaactctgtcaacaaacaaaaaatctaatagaaaaaaaatcagaaaattaaaTGGAAAATCTTAACGTGCAATCTCTTGAATTCTCAATCTCAGACTTCTAAGAACTTCAATTTGTTTGTAACCTTCTCTGATTTCTCCTCTccataacaacaacatcaaacccATCTGACTTCGAATCCAGTGCAACCCTAATTGATTATTGTCATGATATCACTAATTCCATCTTCTAATTCTCAAATACGTGATTTCAATTCTCTTACCGATCCGCTTCTTCTATCGACAATAGCAGAAACCCAtttttaatcatcatcttcttcaattattgcAGCGAACTCATCTCCTTCCAACCCCAAATTCTCTTCATCTTTATCTTCCAGATTCATAGAAAACCCTTTCTCCAATTCCATCATACAATCATAATTTCAGATTCGAAAATCCTAGAACACCCTAAAACAAACAGCTTTAGCAGTAATCATCCATGAGATGATTATTTATTTAGATCTAGTTAGAGATTTTGATAAAGACCTAGAatgatagaagaaaaaaaaaattggattgaATGTGTTCCCAACATATTTGAGATTTACAACTGGACAAGTGAGTTTAGGGATTTTAAAATCAGAATCAAGAAAAGGGtggatttttatttgtttggttgAAACTACATCGAAGGTTTATTGATTTCTCCATTTCCATGGAGCCAGTTCCTTAGGTTAGAGAGGGAGAccgagagcagaagaagaaagagaaagaaagattAGAAATGGGTGAGAGAAAGAAGTATTTATATGCTCcatcaaataataaaaaattatcaaATGTGAATCGGTTATGAAGGGTCGCGGGATCGGCAGCAGTTTTTGGGCAAAATAGTAATTATTCAGAGACGGCTAGTAATCATCTCAGAATTTCTCCGTGTTTTTATCATATCACATACCACTATTTTTGGTcaatggatcaactactgttaccGAGGGTCTCTGATGTGGGTCCTAGAAACGTCATTTTCTACTAGTGCTATAAATCACTTTGTCCTACCTAGTTCACGCATAAAGCCACTTGACACCTTTGGGCAGTACTAGTAGTTTATTGCTTGTGAGCACATACTTGTGATCTAATTGGTGTTGAAACAAAAACAATTGAATGAACAGAAAACAATCACCTTTGGGCAGAAAGCTTGTATAACTTATACTTTATGGATGATCACTTTAGTGGTCCTCCAAACCCAGTATATGATGGACCTTGACGTGTTAGTTTAGTAATCAAACTTGAATGCCGTAATATCTTACACATCATACAAATCAATATTTATTGATGTCTAAATAGTTGTGAATAATCGGTGAGTATCAGTACACATGAAAGTATGTTGCATATTTAGTCGCGGGACTGTTTCAGACATCGTATCAAATACTTTCCATGCATATAAACAATTGCAATCAATCAGGTATATAAAGGAAGCATCCAATCAATAGTATTTCTAATAATAAATCAGATTCTTAACCAAGGCAcaacctggctctgataccaatgtaAGAAAATTCTATATACATAAACACTCACAGTAAATAGCAAACATAAAGATCTTGCGAAGATTAAGGTCATGATAAATGTAATAGTTGAGTTACAACACATACATATAGCAGCCCTTAAATCCAATCAATAAATGTATAAGAATCAACACAACTATAAAAATAATTAGGTTTGAGAATTGAGTCTTCTCTTCTTTTCCAAATCTGATGTATATGGGATaattgtagcaaattggatgagaAGAGGGACTCACTTCTTTAATAGCAATCTCCAATCCTTACCCATTACAAGAAATCGGTGATAGACAACAATCATTTTGGATGCGTCGACAAGCTCGGAATTTAGATTCGTCTCCTACTTagttatctttattctttaattATATGATATGACTGCATATGGGAGTTTTGTTCGtataataacaaaactaaaaaagacTGTGTTTAGTGTCGACTGCATATGGGAGTTTTGTTCGTATACTAACAAAACTAAACCTTACATGGAGTCCTACCCACAAAGGTTCCATTTTTTTATTTCTAATAAATATTATTAAATTAACATATGATGTAATCTTATTTGGTTATGCCTAAGCATGCCAAAACATAATCATACTAATTAAGCTTACTATAATCCCCATACATAGTATCCAAAACCCGAAAAGTTAGTTAAGAAGTTCAACTAGAAATTGAGCCATGAATGTATCATCAAACTTCCTCCTTAATAAGCTTTGAAGAGTATTACCAGCCTTACTAGCATAAGCCTGATTGATATCCTTAATATCGATTCCATGTCGTGTAATAATGGTGCGAATAAGCACTTCTCTAACATCATTGTTGCTCGATTTTCTTAACTTCTTCGCGAAATATTTGTCAGGATACTGAATGCTGCGGACAATAGTTCGAAGTTCCTTTCCGAATTGTCCACATTTGTTACATTTAAGTGATTTTGAAAATTCATGGCCGTAGAGTTGTTTGTATGAAATGAAAATAGATTTCAGTTGTTCGGTTGATCTCTGGCTCATTATCGAAATTATAGTCTTCTCATCTATGCATCTTCCACTCTCCATTGCTTCATAGAGTGTCTTTGAATCACACATTGCCATGCTTGTGCTAACCTTGCCGTTATAACAACGACTCGACTTTGCAACTGCAACCAAAATCTACCCAAAAGATAGCCATATTAAGTTCACCAACTCACTATATAACATAAACAATTTATCGACTAATATTTAGAAGCTCAAATAAAATTTACCTCTTTGAAACTCCCACTGATTTTGAGTGCAAGATCATGCTCGAGATTGGTGTTGTACACATAATGATAAGCTTGTTTAACTGAGTAAAGCTCCAGAGAAGGGCGAGAGCACAAAATCTCAATGACGGTGCTGAGATTTACAGAACCGGAACCAAAAACTGCATTCCATAGCATCTCAGCGTCTCGCGCATTTGGTTCACTTAATCGAAGATAAACAACCCTCTGCATGCAAAAGATCCACTGCTCAACAAAATTAAGTTGAATGCATATAATTACACATAACTGATCAAACAAGTTTTGAAGACTTACTGCGAATTCATTTTTCTTCCGTGTATTGTTAACCAAGTTAAGAAGATCTTCGCCATAAACAGATCGATAAAGTTGTTGAATTAGCTTGAGTTCTTCCAAATTCTTACTTGTTAGTATCTTCACAATCTTTTGCTGGTTGCTTAAATCATTGCCTGTTGAGTCCCATAACCATAAGCAAAACTCTTAGAACTATGCAAAAGCGCAATTTATTTacacgtaaaaaaaaaaatatatatatatatatatatgcaaaaatCATGCAAAGTAAATGAATGAAAATAAATCATTTTCGCAACTTACTCGAGAAAAAACAATGGAGGTATTGACAATCAAATTCATATTTCTTAGAGATTTGAGAAGAGGAAGCCATTGGTATTTGTTGAAGATCAAAGTAACAATTGTAATGGGGTATTGAAAGGATTAGAATGATCCGACCTCATTTTATAGTGAAAAAAAAGCAAATGGGAATGAATTTTGAGTTTTGCTTGTCAATATCAAACAAGAATATATATTTACAGAATAAATTTTAAAGAAACACTaaagaatgaaaataaaaagagagtgaaGAATAAGGAATTTATACTTGGTTCCTATTTCAAACGCCGTTCACATTTTGACATTTTTCTCATGCACTATCTCTATACCTACCAGCTATGAAGCTGACTTTGATGTCAATGGCCTAAAATATGTTTTTGAATTGATAGACCATATTCACGTCAAACTTGTCTCAGTGGGTGGGAGGAATGAACCATTCTTGTTTGCCGTTGAAAATTTTATTTAGTTCAACGGATCAAGAGAAAAAAGGCATATTTTGAAGAATGTTCAGACAAAGTAAAAGGGGATTTTGTTCAGGATTGCATTTAGGTGAcatttgattttcattgattgtttTAGTTAATGGCCGAATGAACTCTACTTACTCGACTTGTCCACACATATGAGTATATAGAAGATCATTATTTAACCAGTTGGAATTGAGTGTCACTACAATGTGAAACGCATACAACATTTCACACCATTTCGAATCGGATGTCACTACTATGTAAAACGCATACAAGATTGCACACTATTTTTGGCCAGCACGAAGCAACCCGGTTGTTTCCGGAAATCCATTATCAATTCACCACCAGCAAAGAACTAGAAAGCACAAAATAAAGTCCGAAAGTATCAAACATGACATGATATAGGATAAAGACAGTCCTCGTATACATCCTTACATTTACACTTGTTTAGTTTTCCTTTTGCCCAAGTACTTTGTACCAACTTTTAGGTATCTGCTAGTAAAGGTTGAAGAAAAATTCAATCAATAGTCCTGACCGTTCTATTTGCATGTCTTCTTCCATTTAGATGCCATAATAAAAGGTACCGCAAGAAATCAATGAATCACCATGTCTTGTTGAGGGAGAGGACAAGAACAAGCTGTACTGCATCTTTTTTGGTTTGATGAACACAGTAAGGGATCTATACTTGGTCATATCTCTGATTGCGTCAATTGAGATTTAAGCACAATAACCATTGTAGATATTAACAAAACAAGAATAGAAATGTATGCCGTTAATACATGGGATTCTCGTGCAAGAGAGCACTGGCTGACAGTCACAGCTCTATTTCTTCCAAAAGTCGCAATAACAAAACCAGGATCATCCCTTGCATCCCAGGTCATGGCGGGAACAGTAATCTCTCGTGTCCCATCCCTGTGTGTATAGTCACAGAACTCATGGGTGTGTGCACTAAATACTATCCTGCAAAAACTACCAATTCATACATTAAGCATCacctctttttgtttttctttctattGCCACAGTTTACAACGAGATGAACCTAGAGTACACACGGCCAGAATAGAAGGTAAGCTCACAGTCAGATCATTTAACCCCCAAAGCTTAAAGATGTAGCAATCCGGTGGCAAAGCTTGAGTTTTACTAGGTAAAAGGGAGGCAAAAAATAAGTATTCTGCTTTGTGGGAGAAACAAGAGATCAAAAGTTAAGTTTAAAGGGATAATCAAAATTTCAACTTGGGGAAGCTTTAGAGTTAATTGGCAAGTGGAGGCAATTGACCCCACTTGCCCTTAATCCGCTCCGTCCCGTAGCAATCTATCAATTATATAAACGCATGTATGGGATCTACGAACCATTTTCTATGCGTAATAATTAAGAATCAGGACGAAGCCAGATAGGGGTAAGTGGGTCAACTGACTCCACTTGCCAACTGGTTCCAAAGCTTCTCAAAGCCTAAAGTTATATTTGTATCCCTTAAACCCCTTAAAATTCCGCTTCAATCTCTTTTATGAGCCCATAAAGTAGGATACTATCCTGCAAAAGCTACCAAAATTAATACATTAACCATCACCTCTATTTTTTCATTATTCTATCAGGTTTAAAAGAGATGAATCTAGAGTCCACAAATAGCTAGAATGGACAAACTTTTTATTATCCAGTATTAGAGCTAGGATTCCAAGTAAGAAGGGGCAAATCTGTTTGGTGCAGAAAGTGAGAGATACAAGATAAGTCTAAGGGGATAATCTTAAGTTTAGATTTGGGGAAACTTTAGAGTCAATTGGCAAGTGGGGACAACTGACCCCACTTGCCCTTACCTGGCTCCGCCCCTGTAGCAATTTACTGCCATTTTCTAGGCGTAATAAGCGAGTATGGGACAGAACCAAATAGGGACAAGTGGGATCAGTTGCCCCCACTTGCAAACTGGCTCCAAAGCTTCCCAAATCCTAAAGTTATATTTATCCCTGAACCTATGAGCTCTTGTTTACCTGCACAAAGTATGAAATTCTTTCCCCGCCCACCCCTACATAGAATCTTGGCTCTGCCACTGCCGAGGATGTGTGCCGTGTAAAGGATCTTTTTTGCTTTTTTATGAACCATAAGAAATTATGAAAGAGGGAGACGATGGAAGAACATGGAAATGTAAATTGAAAATGTAGTGATTACCTTGGCTTGAGAGCCTGGAAGATGTATTCAGTTGCATTTGGGGGAACAGTCTGCATCAACTCATATTGACCTGTTCCAGAAAACCCTctgcaaaatcaaaaacaaaaaaacaggaAAAGTATGAGTGTATGACCAAACAAGCTGTGATTACTAATATGGTGAGAGGATGAATTCGAACATGACAAACTGCGAGCATATAACAGGTCACATCATGCGGGTTACGTCTCTTAAAATAAACATATATTCATATGACAGTAGAAACAAGATGAGAAGTGCAAAGCTTAAGAGACTCAGAAATATCACCTATATTATTTATATACTTCCAAGACTGTAATTAGCAAAAGAAGTAGGGTGATTGATCAATCTAACTGGTGATGTAACATGAAAAAAGTAAAGTCTTGTGCTCAACTTTATACACACACTCCACATCATCAAACACAATCCACATTAAAGTTATCACAAATAAGCTACCTTCCCTGTGGTATTTATGATTCATCTTCTACATGTTTATAATCTAGTAAGGGAAAATCTTGTGTCTCTTAAAAACAGAGTAATATGAACAGAATCAATGCAATAGCTTTGAAACAAGAAATGCAACTACTGAAGGAGCTTTAGAGTCCAAGGACCTCAGTCAATTTCAATCATGAGTATGCCCCTCGAATGATTTAAGCCATAATGCCAAAAAAAAAGGTGAATAGAATATTTTGATTAACTACAAACAAAACACAGATTTCATGAAATTCCATAAGAAGAAAATTTACAACCGACAAAAGTAACCTACCTATTCTCAACAGAATTTGAAATGCCATATGACTTGGTTGAATGGGTTCTCTTAACAACATTGATTGCTCCACCGTTGTGACTTGTTCTGTGCAGTGGAAAGTGTAGTAAGAGTACAGGACCAGAACGAGATGACAGAGTATTCTCTTTCCAACCCAAGTTAGTAAGTTTATTCTCCACCTTTTTAGGCTCACTTACTCCTCCTGCTGAACCCTTGCTATGGAATTTCACATCCAAATGTTCCTTCTCTATCACTTTCTCGACACTAAATCTTAAATCATTATTGCCACAAAGCATAGCCACAGCATTGAGTGAAACAAAGCTAATATTGCTCACCTCGAAAGCACCACAACCAGCAGTATCCAATCCTGGCAGACTACCAGCTATCCGACTAACAAATTTGGCATTTAATTCACTGCATTCTCCAATATCCCTATCACCGACAACGATATGCATAGGATGGCTAAGAAACGGACCCAACATCCATTGAAATTGCTGAAGCACCGATAACCATTTATTGTTTGTTAACTCTGACCCTCTCGCCGAAACATCTCCCAATACTATAAGCATATCAGGCTTCAGTCTGTCAAATGATTTCTGATTCACAACGACAAACAAGAACACTTACATTAGGTCTCCAAGAATTAACGTAAAGGAACAACTTAGTTATTTCGTCTCCGTTTGTCATGAATCAAGCATGGAATAGATCCGTCGTGATAAGCCAGACTCTAAACTCTAAAGTAAAACTCGAGAGGCGTTACTTCAACTGTATTTGAAGTATCCTTGAGAATTTGACCAAAGTAACGACTAACAAACAATGACAAACACTAGTGATTCACTTGTAAGAGGAGATACAAAGCAGCATAGAATTATTAAACATATTGACATTATGCTAAACCCCAGGAGATAAGAAACCCATTAAGAACCAATTTTTAACTTACTTAGCCAAGCAAACTCTAACTTTTAAGCTGCAAACCACCGAAAAAACCTTAAGTTtatcaaatttgatgaaacctaTCATCTGTTACAGTCAAACATCCTTAAAACTATAACAATCAGGCTTCAACATTCAAATAATTTCTGATTCacaaaacaaaatagaaaaaagCATCAAATTAGCTCTCCTAGAATTTTCCACAACTGGTCAACCGTAAGTTACATTAGTATCCATGGTGTCTCAAAATTTAACTGCGTACGGAGTAGATACGTCACAACACTGTAAAATCCAAGGTAAAAGTTGCTGGCCCTAGGGAAACCCATGTTACATTTGCTTCGGAATTTGACCAAGTAACAAACAATCACTAGCTATCTTGACATATTCAAATTGCATATGCAACGATAACAAAGCAACAAATTGACGACCTAATTTCTTGATTATTTCCCCAACCAGACTCTAAATTTCAAGTTGCAAACTTGCAAACCACTGATAAAGTCAACTAAATTTGGTATCTCACATTTTTGTAATGCTTCCAACTAATTAGAGCAACTATGTTTCTCTAGTTTCTTCAAATAGCTAAAaccaaaatataaaaacaaaagaggcaaaatactaaaacaaattcaaaatccataacaaataattctAAAATCTGAAAAATGAAAGAAATCATACCCTGAAAAACTTAGCCATATAAGAATATCTGAAATAACTATTGATATAACCAGCATCATCAGATCCCATTAATAACAAATTAGCCACCATCATAACTCTAACATCATCAGCTCCTCCTTCCTCATCTCTAACAATATCTTCATCATTGGAAAtgatttcttctttacaagaaggaATTGAAATTCTCTCttcaaaaattataaaaccaagtACAAGAATAAATGGGAATAGTGATTTCCATGCAAACATCATCTTTAAAGATATCCACTAAGAAGaagaatggagaagaagatgaagatgaagaagaagaagaaaccctaAACCCATTCGAGAACAGAGcaaagaaatctagggtttcggaTTTACTAGTGatatcttcttctccttcttcttcttcttcagtatgtTTCTTCGCCATTGATGATCTAAATTGAGGCACGTCTATCCTCTATCTCAGATCTTTACTCTGAAATCTGAGCTGTGATAATTGACAAAGTAGGGGTTATTTCAGTCTTTTCACTTGATGAGTCAAACCGGCAAGTCTTTTCATTTGGTCGGTCAGAGTCAATAGGTAGAGTTAAAgagaacaaaaaacaaaaatcagtGTGGAATCTTTTGGGCCGGAGAAGTCAGTAGGAAATCGTCGTTTGTATCGAAGGCATGGCCGCATGGGCCACATTATGATTCTATATTGTACGCGACTTCACGTCAAACGGGACTACTAGCCGAAGCTAAGCATATCAATAAGTAGAACACACGGCGAGGGATCTGGGAAGCACAGTAGTTGTTCATTTGGGGGTATTGACTAAACACTGGGAGAATGTCATTGGCGTGTGCGTATGGTATAGAAACCTAATTATATGAGATTACGACATGAGTGAAGAAGACAGCAACGTGTGAAAACAAAGAGAAGCTTGTTAAATTTGTGATCAGCAGTGACGTTGGGGGTTATCCAATATATATATGTCATATGGAATTGCCACTAGCatgaaatattagattttggGATCTCCCGATGGATGAAGCTACATGATATTGCTTTTAATAGCAAATTTCATAAGACCATTTCTGACTATAGGTGCTAAAAATATTGTGTAGATGTCTTATTTGGACTTTTATTCAAGGAGGTTTACATGTATATAGCAAAAATAAGACTTTTAGCTCATCAACCATTTCCAGTAGTGTAGTGCCAAACACTATAACGATAGCAATTTGAATATAGCTCGGTGTGATTTCAAGCATCCAACGTTtctaaagtaaaaataaaaataaaatttttaacTTTTAGGATGGACTTTTAGACACTGTCTGTTGTGCCTAGTCAAGTTAATTGTGTGGGGACTAGTTGTAGATACTGATTTTTTGACATAAGGCAATTGAGTTATTTCACATTTAGCGTGTTTGGATATCAGAAGCAGAACTGTTTCTGTTTCTCCAGAAGTAGAAGTAAAAGTAGAAGTTAGAAGTAAaattattttgcttcacaaaaagtttaCTTTTCTGCTTCTAGAAATCGTTCTGAAATAATTTGCCAAACTGACTTCTGACTTTTCGACTTCTAGATTTTGTTATACATCCAAACACCATATTAACCATAACTCAAGCCTCGTTCACCTTCTCATGTACGCGTGATTCCAAGGGGATGAAGATGATTTGAGTTTCAACCTCATGAGAGAAACTCAGGTCACATATGACAGACCAGAAAATGTTCTCCAACGCTACGTTCGAAAGGCTACGATCTTCAGATGTACTACTCGACTAAGTAACTAGGTTGTGAGACTTTGTGAaaaatcttgttagagcattgctcgattgacccatcaagcgttggtatgtcaaatttggttgtcaaattTATTTCTAAAACTCGAAGTTgctcgatttgatttctaggttcaacttcattaggttagactaggaaaatAGAATTATTGAGGCTTTCTCTTGTTACTCATGAAATATCTGAAGACGTGTCGGCATCGACATACACATCATCTTTCAATTTGAAGTTTTAACAGACTTGA includes the following:
- the LOC113286885 gene encoding metallophosphoesterase 1-like, producing MMFAWKSLFPFILVLGFIIFEERISIPSCKEEIISNDEDIVRDEEGGADDVRVMMVANLLLMGSDDAGYINSYFRYSYMAKFFRKSFDRLKPDMLIVLGDVSARGSELTNNKWLSVLQQFQWMLGPFLSHPMHIVVGDRDIGECSELNAKFVSRIAGSLPGLDTAGCGAFEVSNISFVSLNAVAMLCGNNDLRFSVEKVIEKEHLDVKFHSKGSAGGVSEPKKVENKLTNLGWKENTLSSRSGPVLLLHFPLHRTSHNGGAINVVKRTHSTKSYGISNSVENRGFSGTGQYELMQTVPPNATEYIFQALKPRIVFSAHTHEFCDYTHRDGTREITVPAMTWDARDDPGFVIATFGRNRAVTVSQCSLARESHVLTAYISILVLLISTMVIVLKSQLTQSEI
- the LOC113285419 gene encoding annexin A13-like, with the translated sequence MASSSQISKKYEFDCQYLHCFFSSNDLSNQQKIVKILTSKNLEELKLIQQLYRSVYGEDLLNLVNNTRKKNEFARVVYLRLSEPNARDAEMLWNAVFGSGSVNLSTVIEILCSRPSLELYSVKQAYHYVYNTNLEHDLALKISGSFKEILVAVAKSSRCYNGKVSTSMAMCDSKTLYEAMESGRCIDEKTIISIMSQRSTEQLKSIFISYKQLYGHEFSKSLKCNKCGQFGKELRTIVRSIQYPDKYFAKKLRKSSNNDVREVLIRTIITRHGIDIKDINQAYASKAGNTLQSLLRRKFDDTFMAQFLVELLN